The following coding sequences are from one Thamnophis elegans isolate rThaEle1 chromosome 5, rThaEle1.pri, whole genome shotgun sequence window:
- the LOC116509355 gene encoding zinc finger protein 208-like: MPPANGMRRSRREMPGGRSREKEGKAEISGAAETLPECGESFSTDGKRGNPRGRRTRQGEKKHQCTECEKSFKTNLKLQDHLRTHSGEKPYQCQECGKSFSVRGNLCRHQIIHTGENPYQCQECGKSFSVRGNLCRHQRIHTGVKPYQCVECGKSFGHKSSLYIHQRIHSGEKSYRCLECGKSFNVKGSFDNHQRIHTGEKPYKCMECGKSFTQGGHLRQHQRIHNGEKPYKCMECGKSFTQDGHFRQHKIIHTGEKPYKCLECEKSFNQIDSLYRHQRTHSREKSYKCLECGKSFTHGGHLRQHQRIHTGEKPYKCMECGKSFTQDGHFRQHKIIHTGEKPYKCLECEKSFNQIDSLYRHQRAHSREKSYKCLECGKSFAQDAHLRQHERIHTREKPYKCLECGKSFSVRGNLYRHQRMHSGEKPYRCLVCGKTFTQLGNLHHHQRIHTGEKPYKCLECGRSFTRDGHLRQHQRIHTREKPYKCLECGKSFPNRRNLYKHQIIHTGENPYQCQECGKSFSVRGNLCRHQRIHTGVKPYQCVECGKSFGHKSSLYIHQRIHSGEKSYRCLECGKCFNERGGLFRHQRIHTGEKLYKCMECGKSFTQGGHLRRHQRIHTGEKPYKCLECEKSFAQDGHLRQHKRIHTGEKPYKCLECEKSFNQMDSLYRHQRTHSGEKSYKCLECGKSFNVSRNFYNHQRTHSGEKPYKCLECGKSFTHDGSLHQHQRIHTGEKPYKCLECGKSFTQGVHLSQHQRIHLGEKPYKCLECGKCFTQIGHLSQHQRIHTGEKPYKCMECGKGFTRVGSLHQHQRIHTGEKPYKCMECGKSFTEVATLHKHQRIHTGEKPYKCLECGRSFNRKHILNIHQRIHTGEKPYQCLECGKSFSVRGNLYKHQRIHMGEKPYKCMECVKSFAQDAHLRQHERIHTREKPYKCLECGKSFSVRGNLYRHQRIHSGEKPFKCLECGKSFNVKGNFNNHQRIHTGEKPYRCLVCGKTFTQLGNLHHHQRIHTGEKPYKCLECGRSFTQDGHLRQHQRIHTREKPYKCLECGNSFPNRRNLYKHQRNHSNS; the protein is encoded by the exons ATGCCGCCCGCAAACGGGATGAGGCGGAGCCGAAGGGAGATGCCCGGAGGGAGAAGccgggagaaggagggaaaggcgGAAATTAGTGGAGCCGCTGAGACGCTCCCTGAGTGCGGAGAGTCCTTCAGCACAGACGGAAAACGCGGGAATCCCCGAGGAAGAAGAACCCGCCAGGGAGAAAAGAAACACCAATGCACAGAATgtgaaaaatccttcaaaacaaATCTGAAGCTTCAAGACCATCTGAGGACCCactcaggagaaaaaccatatcagtgccaggaatgtggaaagagcttcagtgtgaGGGGAAATCTTTGTAGACATCAAATAATTCACACCGGAGAAAATCCATATCAGTGccaggaatgtggaaagagcttcagtgtgaGGGGAAATCTTTGTAGACATCAAAGAATTCACACTGGAGTAAAACCCTATCAATgtgtggaatgtggaaagagctttggtCATAAGAGCAGTCTTTATATACATCAAAGAATCCACTCAGGAGAAAAATCTTACAGATGCCtggaatgtgggaagagcttcaaTGTGAAGGGAAGTTTTGATAATCATCAAAGAAttcacactggagaaaaaccctacaaatgcatggagtgtggaaagagctttactcaGGGTGGACACCTCCGTCAACATCAAAGAATTCACAATGGAGAAAAACCCtacaaatgcatggagtgtggaaagagctttactcaGGATGGACACTTCCGTCAACATAAAATAATTCACACCGGAGAAAAACCTTATAAATGTTTGGAATGTGAAAAGAGCTTTAATCAGATAGACAgtctttatagacatcaaagaacCCATTCAAGAGAAAAATCTTACaagtgcctggagtgtggaaagagctttactcaTGGTGGACACCTCCGTCAACATCAAAGAAttcacactggagaaaaaccctacaaatgcatggagtgtggaaaaagctttaCTCAGGATGGACACTTCCGTCAACATAAAATAATTCACACCGGAGAAAAACCTTATAAATGTTTGGAATGTGAAAAGAGCTTCAATCAGATAGACAgtctttatagacatcaaagagCCCATTCAAGAGAAAAATCTTACaagtgcctggagtgtggaaagagctttgctcAGGATGCACACCTCCGTCAACATGAAAGAATTCATACCAGAGAAAAACCCTACAAATGTCTGGAATGTGGAAAAAGCTTCAGTGTGAGGGGAAATCTTTACAGACATCAAAGAATGCactcaggagaaaaaccctacagATGCCTggtgtgtggaaagacctttactcaGCTTGGAAACCTCCATCATCATCAAAGAAttcacactggagaaaaaccctacaaatgcctggaatgtggaagGAGCTTTACTCGAGATGGACACCTCCGTCAACATCAAAGAATTCACACAagagaaaaaccatataaatgtctcgagtgtggaaagagcttccctAACAGGAGAAatctttataaac ATCAAATAATTCACACCGGAGAAAATCCATATCAGTGccaggaatgtggaaagagcttcagtgtgaGGGGAAATCTTTGTAGACATCAAAGAATTCACACTGGAGTAAAACCCTATCAATgtgtggaatgtggaaagagctttggtCATAAGAGCAGTCTTTATATACATCAAAGAATCCACTCAGGAGAAAAATCTTACAGATGCCTGGAATGTGGGAAGTGCTTCAATGAGAGGGGAGGTCTTTTTAGACATCAAAGAATTCACACTGGAGAAAAACTCtacaaatgcatggagtgtggaaagagctttactcaGGGTGGACACCTCCGTCGACATCAAAGAATTCACACCGGAGAAAAACCTTATAAATGTTTGGAATGTGAAAAGAGCTTTGCTCAGGATGGACACCTCCGTCAACATAAAAGAATTCACACCGGAGAAAAACCTTATAAATGTTTGGAATGTGAAAAGAGCTTCAATCAGATGGACAgtctttatagacatcaaagaacccattcaggagaaaaatctTACAAATGCCTagagtgtgggaagagcttcaaCGTGAGTAGAAATTTTTATAATCATCAAAGAACCCactcaggagaaaaaccatacaaatgtctggagtgtggaaagagctttactcaTGATGGATCCCTCCATCAACATCAAAGAAttcacactggagaaaaaccttacaaatgcctggagtgtggaaagagttttaCTCAGGGGGTACACCTCAGTCAACATCAAAGAATTCACTTAGGAGAAAAACCCtacaaatgtctggagtgtggaaagtgcTTTACTCAGATTGGACATCTCAGTCaacatcaaagaatccacacaggagaaaaaccttacaaatgcatggagtgtggaaagggctttacTCGTGTTGGATCCCTCCATCAAcatcaaagaattcacacaggagaaaaaccttacaaatgcatggagtgtggaaagagctttactgaGGTTGCAACCCTCCATAAAcatcaaagaattcacacaggagaaaaaccctacaaatgcttggagtgtggaaGGAGCTTCAATCGGAAGCACATTCTTAATATTCATCAAAGAAttcacactggagaaaaaccgtatcaatgtctggagtgtggaaagagcttcagtgtgaGGGGAAatctttataaacatcaaagaattcacatgggagaaaaaccctacaaatgcatggagtgtgtaAAGAGCTTTGCTCAGGATGCACACCTCCGTCAACATGAAAGAATTCATACCAGAGAAAAACCCtacaaatgtctggagtgtggaaaaagcttcagTGTGAGGGGAAATCTTTACAGACATCAAAGAATACactcaggagaaaaacccttcaaATGCCTAGAGTGCGGAAAGAGCTTCAATGTGAAGGGAAATTTTAATAATCATCAAAGAATTCATACTGGAGAAAAACCCTACAGATGCCTggtgtgtggaaagacctttactcaGCTTGGAAACCTCCATCATCATCAAAGAAttcacactggagaaaaaccctACAAATGCCTAGAGTGTGGAAGGAGCTTTACTCAGGATGGACACCTCCGTCAACATCAAAGAATTCACACAagagaaaaaccatataaatgtcttGAGTGTGGAAACAGCTTCCCTAACAGGAGAAatctttataaacatcaaagaaaCCATTCAAATAGTTAA